ATTGAAGAGATTTCACGATATTTATTTTCAGATGGAATCCACACTTCTAGATCATATGTTTTAGTTGCACTAAAACCCATATCACCAGTACATAAAACCATACGACGGTATGGAAGTTCTAATAGTTCAAGAATCTTTTCAGCATCCTTAGCCATTGCTTCATGTTCTTGTTTAGAAGTATGTGGATGCACAATCTTAACCAATTCGGTTTTATAAAACTGGTGCTGACGAATTAATCCTTTGGTATCTTTACCAGCGCTACCAGCTTCAGATCTAAAACAAGCAGTAGAAGCTGTATAGTATTTAGGTAAATCTGATTCTTTTAAGATCTCATTACGATGTAAGTTAACTAATTGTACTTCAGCGGTAGAAGCTAGATAATAATTAGTTCCTTCTAGTTTAAAAACATCCTCAACAAATTTAGGGAACTGCCCTGAACCATAATAAGAATCCTTATTAATAATTACAGGTGGTAAATATTCTTCATATTTATCAGCATTAACATCTAAACAAAATTGCTGAATAGCGCGCATTAATCTAGCGCCATCTTTTTTATAGATTGAAAATCTTGATCCAGTTATCTTAGTAGCTACATCAAGACTAATCATATCAAGCTTGGTTGCTAATTCATAATGTGGTAACGGTTTGAAATCAAAGAAAGTTGGCTTTCTAGATTTAAACATTTCCACATTTTCTTTTTCATCTTTACCGATTGGTACATCTTCAGTTGGTAAGTTAGGAATACGTTGATAAATATAATCGAATTCTTCTTTGATCTCATTATATTTAGCTTCGTTTTTTTCTAATTCAGAACGGATTAATCCACCCTCTTGAATTAGTTTTTTTCTTTGATCATCTAATTCAGCACTACCTGCTTTTTTAGCATTAAGATTTTTTTGTTCGTTTAGCTTTTCAATCGTTTTAAGTAAACTACTTAATTGTTTTTCTAAACGCAAAAATTCATCGTATCAGTCTAAATTAAATGATCGACTTTTAAGCTGTTCTCTAATCTCCTTAGAATTAGTTTTTAAGAGATTTTTGTCTAGCATAATATCCTATTTTACCTATTATTCGTTTTCTTGATTTTCTTGTTCTTGATTTGAATCTTCTGAAGATGATTCTGTTTCAGAATTATCTGAACCAACTTGTTGACTGTCATCCTGTTCAACACCAAAGATCGCTACAGATTGTAGAGTTTCTTTTTCGTTTAATGAGATTAATTTTACACCAGAGGTGTTTCGCCCTTGTTCTGAAACTTCAGCTAATGGAACACGAACGATCTTACCTGTTGATGAAATCATTAATAATTCTTCATTACCATTAACTAATTGGGTACTAATAATATCTCCAGTTTTAGGTGTAACTTTGATCGTAATCACCCCTTTAGAACCACGATTGGTCATTCGGTATTCTTCACGATCAGTCATCTTCCCAACACCTTTTTCACAAACAGCAAGTAGTGAATTACCTTCGTTTGATGATGATAATCCGATCACTTCATCTTTAGGGTTTTTGAATTTAACACCAATTACCCCTTGAGCAGCTCGACCCATCGCACGAACAGCATCTTCTTTAAATCTTACTAGTAAACCAGATGAAACACCGATGTAAATTTCTTCGTCACCAGCAGTTTTAATTACTTTAAATAAACTATCGTTTTCAGTTAATTTAATCGCAATTTTTCCGTTATTTTGAATTCTAGAGAATTCAGAAGCTTCAGTTCGTTTAACTAAACCTTTTTTAGTTGAGAAGAAGAAATAACCACTGTCATAATCATTAATTGATAACAATGACATTAGTTTTTCATCTTTTTCAATGCTAATTAAATTAATAGCTGGAATCCCTTTAGAGATTCTAGAACCTAAAGGAACTTGGTGAGCTCTGATTCGATAAACTTTACCATAATTGGTAAAGAATAATAGATCAGAATGAGTCGAACACACAATTAATGATTCAACATCATCATCTTCATATGTGTTCATTCCCTTAACTCCAACACCACCACGGTGTTGAACTTTATAAGCACTGATCGGAATTCGTTTTAAGTATCCTTTAGATGATCTAGTAATTACTACTGTTTCAACAGGAATTAATTGTTCGTTGTCAATTGTTGAATTAAGACCATAACAGATCTTTGTTCTTCTTTCATCACCAAACTTGTGATCAATTTCATCAAGTTGATCAGAAATAATCCTAATTCTTCTTTCTTTATTTTCTAAGATCTCTTCTAGATCTTTAATTAATTCTTTAAGTTTAGCTAATTCTTTTTGTAAGTTTTCACGTTCAAGTCCACTTAAACTTCTTAAACGCATATCAAGAATTGCTTTAGCTTGTAGATCACTAAGTTCATACTTAGACATTAAAGTATTCTTAGCATCTTCATTATCTTTAGCATTCTTAATGATCTCAATAACATCATCGATGTTATTAGTGGCAATCACTAAACCTTCAACGATATGAGCTGAAGCTTTAGCTTTTTTCAGTTCGAAATTAGTTTTTCTTAATAAGATATCAAACTGATGATCGATGTAGATTTGCAATGCTTCTTTAAGGTTAATAACTTTTGGTTGGTTATTTACCAAAGCAAGCATTGCTACTGAAAAGTTAGTTTGTAACTGAGTAGATTTATAAAGTTGATTTAATAAAACTTCAGGAATAATATCGCGTTTAGTTTCAATAACAATTCGAATTCCTTCACGGTTAGATTCATCACGTAAATCAGCGATTCCTTGGATCTGTTCAGTTTTTACCAGATCGGCAATCTTATTAATCAGATTAGCCTTATTCACCATATAAGGAATCTCAGTAATAACGATATTGCTTTTATTATTCGCTAATTCTTCAATTTCAGATTTAGCTCGAACTGAAACTGAGCCTCGGCCGGTGTTGAAGTATTCATCGATACCAGCTTCACCTAAGATTTCAGCTGCTGTGGGAAAGTCTGGACCTTTAATGAATTGTTTTAGATCATCAATAGTTGCTTCTTCATTAACTAATAAATGTTTGATTCCACCAATTAATTCACTTAAATTATGTGGGGGAATATTAGTCGCCATCCCTACAGCTATACCACTAGAACCGTTTGCTAATAAGTTAGGAAACAACGAAGGTAAAACAACTGGTTCTTGTTCTGAAGCATCATAGTTATCTACAAAATCAACGGTATCCTTATCGATGTTGCGCAACATTTCAGCTGAGATCTTAGACAATCTCGCTTCAGTATATCTCATAGCAGCTGCACTATCACCATCGATCGAACCAAAGTTACCATGCCCATCAATTAACATGTATCTTAATGAGAATGGTTGTGCCATACGCACCATCGTGTCATAAATAGCGCTATCACCGTGAGGGTGGTATTTCCCCATAACGTGACCAACGATCTGAGCTGATTTACGATACGGTTTATCATGAGTTAAACCTGAAGTGTAAGCACCATATAAAACCCGACGGTGTACAGGTTTTAGACCATCTCTAGATTCAGGTAAAGCTCTTGAAACAATTACTGACATGGCATATTCCATGAATGATGTTTCAAGTTCTTTGGTAATTGATGCTTCTTTAACTACTGTTTTATTCAGTAATTCTTTTATATTATTTTTATCGTTAGGATTCATTGTTTAACCTGATTATCATTAGAAGTCAATATTCTTAACTAATTTAGCATTCTTTTCAATGAAGTCACGGCGTGGTGAAACTTCATCACCCATTAGTAGGGAGAATGTTCGATCAGCATTAGCAGCGTCGTTGATTGAAACTTTTAATAAAGTTCGTTTTTCTGGATCCATGGTTGTTTCTCAAAGTTGAACATCATCCATTTCTCCAAGCCCTTTATAACGTTGTAATTCATAACGCACATTTGGGTTTTGATTCTTTCATTCTTCTAATTGTGCGTCTGAATAAATGTATTTGTTTTGCTTGTTGTAACTAACACGATATAAAGGTGGTTGGGCAATATACACATGTCCTTTTTCAATCAATGGGAACATGTGTCTAAAGAAGAACGTTAATAATAAAATTCGAATATGAGCACCGTCAACATCAGCATCGGTCATGATGATGATCTTGTTATAACGGATCTTTTCAAGTGAAAATTCGGGATTAACACCAGCACCTATTGCAGTTATTAATGTTCTAATTTCTTCGTTTTTAAAGATCTTTTCGTGGTTTGCTTTTTCTACATTTAACA
The Mycoplasma tullyi genome window above contains:
- the serS gene encoding serine--tRNA ligase, whose amino-acid sequence is MLDKNLLKTNSKEIREQLKSRSFNLDWYDEFLRLEKQLSSLLKTIEKLNEQKNLNAKKAGSAELDDQRKKLIQEGGLIRSELEKNEAKYNEIKEEFDYIYQRIPNLPTEDVPIGKDEKENVEMFKSRKPTFFDFKPLPHYELATKLDMISLDVATKITGSRFSIYKKDGARLMRAIQQFCLDVNADKYEEYLPPVIINKDSYYGSGQFPKFVEDVFKLEGTNYYLASTAEVQLVNLHRNEILKESDLPKYYTASTACFRSEAGSAGKDTKGLIRQHQFYKTELVKIVHPHTSKQEHEAMAKDAEKILELLELPYRRMVLCTGDMGFSATKTYDLEVWIPSENKYREISSISNCGDFQARRANIKFKDVISKKNLYVHTLNASALAHDRLFVAIVENYQQKDGSIKVPKALVKYLGKEYIR
- the gyrA gene encoding DNA topoisomerase (ATP-hydrolyzing) subunit A, encoding MNPNDKNNIKELLNKTVVKEASITKELETSFMEYAMSVIVSRALPESRDGLKPVHRRVLYGAYTSGLTHDKPYRKSAQIVGHVMGKYHPHGDSAIYDTMVRMAQPFSLRYMLIDGHGNFGSIDGDSAAAMRYTEARLSKISAEMLRNIDKDTVDFVDNYDASEQEPVVLPSLFPNLLANGSSGIAVGMATNIPPHNLSELIGGIKHLLVNEEATIDDLKQFIKGPDFPTAAEILGEAGIDEYFNTGRGSVSVRAKSEIEELANNKSNIVITEIPYMVNKANLINKIADLVKTEQIQGIADLRDESNREGIRIVIETKRDIIPEVLLNQLYKSTQLQTNFSVAMLALVNNQPKVINLKEALQIYIDHQFDILLRKTNFELKKAKASAHIVEGLVIATNNIDDVIEIIKNAKDNEDAKNTLMSKYELSDLQAKAILDMRLRSLSGLERENLQKELAKLKELIKDLEEILENKERRIRIISDQLDEIDHKFGDERRTKICYGLNSTIDNEQLIPVETVVITRSSKGYLKRIPISAYKVQHRGGVGVKGMNTYEDDDVESLIVCSTHSDLLFFTNYGKVYRIRAHQVPLGSRISKGIPAINLISIEKDEKLMSLLSINDYDSGYFFFSTKKGLVKRTEASEFSRIQNNGKIAIKLTENDSLFKVIKTAGDEEIYIGVSSGLLVRFKEDAVRAMGRAAQGVIGVKFKNPKDEVIGLSSSNEGNSLLAVCEKGVGKMTDREEYRMTNRGSKGVITIKVTPKTGDIISTQLVNGNEELLMISSTGKIVRVPLAEVSEQGRNTSGVKLISLNEKETLQSVAIFGVEQDDSQQVGSDNSETESSSEDSNQEQENQENE